One part of the Vanessa cardui chromosome 2, ilVanCard2.1, whole genome shotgun sequence genome encodes these proteins:
- the LOC124537789 gene encoding nitric oxide-associated protein 1, which translates to MIYSLRNILRLHRKRSAFSRLNHFRASNGDEYSHDNTHRDKKSNFKTLFQRYKDKIVFNSYLEHDKIDLGHYKYHMKTITHARKSEAKRYEEKKLPPLPVALQYYVDKDRLLDEETVEENEETPKTFQLPFSRTTDVKICEDEIKVSKLSEEEFDRSNINKWMTNYEHFDDAMLSEDENYDDLDTQWSKYYGTADPMIPISRVNCGGCGALLHCNDPAIPGYLPSELFKGRKNEELMKMECQRCHFLAEYNIALDVTVQPEEYEKLLQSIRHIKSLVVLMVDLLDFPCSFWSGIVDIIGPDRPIIIVANKVDLLPGDSIGYLKRIKESLMSEIKKTRLREANIKYVALISAKTGYGVEDLISAMFKLWLYKGDVFLVGCTNVGKSSLFNVLLQSDYCKVHAVDIVKRATVSRWPGTTLNLLKFPINRPSGWKIRERSSRLQSDARLLRTEKEIRREQLSGKKISEAPSLIGHIGRTFNEYQVFSDNIAEKRQPIEVLDERHELFKKSKWFYDTPGVIHPDQVLSLLSTEELLLTIPKKLIRPQTYYLHKGSTLFIGGLARVDLFDCTDPCRFTIFCSENLPITVVKTDEADEIYKNFVGTELFAVPTGGSERLKNWPGLQKKQDNLQFTGEGPKLCCGDIVLSSIGWVSVTAKADTPCQVTAWTPEGRGIYKRYPSLLPYSINLKGKRVRDTPAYMLGNIFTDEEL; encoded by the exons atgatATATTCGTTGCGAAACATTTTGAGGTTACATCGGAAGCGCAGCGCATTTTCTCGTTTAAACCATTTTCGGGCTTCAAATGGCGACGAATACAGTCACGATAACACGCATCGAGATAAAAAGAGCAACTTCAAGACACTTTTTCAAcgatataaagacaaaatagtGTTTAATTCGTATTTGGAACATGACAAAATAGATCTCGGCCACTATAAATATCACATGAAAACAATAACACACGCTCGAAAATCGGAAGCGAAACGATATGAAGAAAAGAAATTACCGCCCTTGCCCGTCGCGTTGCAGTATTATGTTGATAAGGACAGGCTGTTAGACGAGGAAACTGttgaagaaaatgaagaaaCTCCGAAAACCTTTCAATTGCCCTTCTCCCGTACGACAGATGTAAAAATATGTGAAGATGAAATTAAAGTATCCAAATTATCTGAAGAAGAATTTGACAGATCAAATATAAACAAGTGGATGACAAACTACGAACATTTTGATGATGCAATGTTATCGGAAGATGAAAATTATGATGATTTAGATACCCAGTGGAGTAAATATTATGGTACTGCAGATCCGATGATACCAATTAGCCGAGTCAACTGTGGTGGATGTGGAGCTCTCCTGCACTGCAATGACCCTGCAATACCTGGTTATTTGCCAAGCGAGCTTTTTAAAGGTAGAAAAAATGAAGAATTGATGAAAATGGAATGTCAGCGGTGTCATTTTCTTGCAGAGTACAACATTGCATTAGATGTTACTGTGCAACCCGAAGAGTATGAAAAACTTCTTCAGTCTATAAG ACACATAAAGTCTTTAGTCGTACTGATGGTGGATTTGTTAGACTTCCCATGCTCCTTTTGGTCAGGCATAGTAGACATCATTGGGCCGGATAGACCCATTATTATAGTTGCTAATAAG GTTGATCTCCTCCCCGGTGACAGCATTGGTTACCTGAAGCGAATAAAAGAATCACTCATGTCGGAAATCAAAAAGACTAGACTAAGAGAAGCTAACATTAAATATGTTGCACTTATATCGGCTAAGACTGGTTACGGTGTGGAAGACTTGATATCTGCCATGTTTAAGCTATGGTTATACAAGGGTGATGTATTCCTAGTAGGCTGTACCAATGTCGGCAAAAGCTCTCTCTTTAATGTCCTTTTGCAATCAGACTACTGCAAAGTGCATGCCGTCGACATAGTGAAGAGAGCTACAGTAAGCAGATGGCCTGGAACAACACTGAATCTCCTAAAATTCCCAATCAACAGGCCTTCTGGGTGGAAAATTCGCGAAAGAAGCAGCAGATTACAATCTGATGCGAGGCTTTTAAGGACTGAAAAGGAAATTAGGAGAGAACAACTATCCGGAAAAAAAATTTCTGAAGCTCCATCTCTAATTGGTCATATTGGACGAACATTCAATGAATACCAGGTTTTTAGTGACAACATTGCAGAGAAACGGCAACCCATAGAAGTACTGGACGAAAGACacgaattatttaagaaaagtaaATGGTTTTATGATACACCGGGAGTCATACACCCAGACCAGGTCCTTTCGCTCCTTAGCACTGAAGAACTGCTGTTAACAATACCAAAAAAACTAATAAGACCACAGACTTATTATTTGCATAAGGGTTCAACATTGTTTATCGGTGGTTTGGCAAGAGTAGATCTCTTTGACTGCACAGATCCTTGCCGTTTTACAATTTTCTGCTCTGAGAATCTTCCTATAACTGTGGTAAAGACTGATGAGGCGGatgaaatttacaaaaactttgTTGGTACTGAACTATTTGCTGTACCAACAGGTGGTTCAGAGAGACTAAAAAATTGGCCAGGTTTACAGAAGAAACAAGATAATCTACAATTTACTGGCGAGGGACCTAAATTATGTTGCGGAGACATAGTTCTTTCCTCCATAGGTTGGGTATCAGTGACGGCTAAAGCAGACACACCTTGTCAAGTTACAGCATGGACTCCTGAGGGCAGAGGAATATACAAACGCTATCCCTCACTATTGCCATATTCCATTAATTTAAAAGGCAAGAGGGTCCGAGATACACCAGCATACATGTTGGGAAACATTTTTACTGATGAAGAATTATGA